GAGCAGGACGACCGCCGTTCCTGGTGGCCACGACCTGCCTAGCCGTCGATCCTCGCCCTCCTCGCGCAGGAGGGCGAGCGCACGGGCGTCGACGTGCTCGATCGCGGCGACGTCGAGGCCCGAGGGGTCGTCGCGTGTCCAGGTCTCCCGCGACGCCTCGCGCAACCGGCCGACGAGGTCGATGGCCAGCCCCTCGTCGGGCACGGTGATGATCAGCGACACGACGGGCACGACCGGCGCGGTGCGGAACGTCACGTCGACGATCGTGCCGAGCGTTCCCTCGCTGCCCACGAAAAGGTCGACGAGATCCATGCCTCGCGCGAGGTGGTATCCGGCCGACCGTTTCGGCACGTCGGGCATGGCGAGCGGGATCACCGGCACCGCCAGAACGCCGCCCGTCGTCTCGATCGCGAAACCAGCGTCCAGGTCGGCGACGACTTCGCCCCGCACCAGGTCGAGCACGTCGCCCTGCGCGAGCACGACGGTGAGGCCGTCGACCCAGTCGCGAGTGGTGCCGTACTTGAAGGTCGAGGCGCCGGCGGCATTGGTGGCGGCCATGCCGCCCACCGACGCCCCGGCGTACGTCGGCGCCGGCGGCAGGCGCCGCCCGCGGCTGCGGAGGTGTTCGTCGAGCTCCGCGAGCGTGAGACCCGCGCCCACCCGCACGTGCGTGCCGTCGATCCAGGCGACGCCGCGAAGGCGGCTGGTGGAGAGCACGACGTCGCCGCGAGGGGTGGCGCCTCCGGTGAGCGACGTCTGCGCGCCGACGGGCAGCACGGCGTCGGCGGCGGCCAGCACCTCGACGACGTCGGCCTCCGAGACCGGAAGCGCGAGCGCCTGCGCGACGCCCCCCGGGAAGTGTGCGGCGTCGGACGCGACGCCGGCGAGGCGGTCGGGGTCGAAGGTGATTTCGACCTCGCCCGGCGCCCTGGTGCCCGACCGGGGCGGGCGCGCGTGCACTCGATTGGTCGCCATCGAACCCTCGTTCGCGGAGGTCAGGCCTGCGCGAGTTGATCGACCACGTGGTCGGCGATCGCGAGCGAGGCCGTCGCCGCGGGACTCGGCGCGTTCAGGACGTGCAGGGCGCGAGCCCGCCTGACCACGTGGAAATCCTGCATCAGCTCCCCGCCGGGGCTCATCGCCTGAGCGCGGACGCCCGCACCACCGCGCGACAGGTGGGCGGGGCGCAGATCGGGCACGAGCCGCTGCAGGGCGCGACAGAAGCGGCGGCGACTGAGCGACTGCAGCAACTCGCGTCCCGCCATCGATGGATGACGCCGCAGGAAGCGCCAGAGACCCGCATACCCCAGCGCATCGATGAGGTCCCTCGCGTCGACCCGGCCGATCGAGTAGCCCTCGCGCGCGAAGGCCAGCACGGCGTTCGGCCCGCATTCCACGCCGCCACGCACGAGCCGCGTGAAGTGGACGCCGAGGAAGGGAAACGCGGGGTCCGGCACCGGGTAGATCAGGTGCCGGACGAGCGACCTCGCCTCAGGCCTCAGCTCGTAGTACTCGCCGCGGAAGGGGACGATCCGCATGTCGCGGCGCTCGCCGGCCATGGCCGCGACGCGGTCGGCATGCAGGCCCGCGCACGTCACCAGAACGTCAGCCGCGAACTCGCCCGCACCGGTCGTGGCGATCCACCCGTCACCGGTGGCGCCGAGCGCGTCGACTCGGGCGCCAGTGACCACGCGACCGTCACCCTCGTGCACGAGCCGCGCGAGCGTGTCGCACACGGCCTGGTAGTCGACGATCCCTTCCTGCGGAACGCGCGCGGCCGCAAGTCCGACGGCGTGCGGCTCGATCCGCCGCAGCCCTGCGGCATCGAGCCACTCGAGACCCTCGAGGCCGTTGGCCGCCCCGCGACGCATCAACTCCTCGAGCCGCGGGATCTCCTCCGAGGTCACCGCGACGACGACCTTGCCGCAGACCTCATGAGGGATGCCGTGCTGCCGGCAGAAGGCGACCATCTGGCGGATGCCGTCGACGGCCAGCCTCGCCTTGAGCGAGCCCGGACGGTAGTGGAGCCCGCAGTGGAGCACCCCGCTGTTGTGCGTGCTCTGGTGCGCGCCGACCCGCGGCTCCTTGTCGAGCACCGTCACGCGTCGGTGGGGAAACCGGCGCTGCAGCTTCCAGGCCGTCGCCAGGCCGACGAGGCCGGCGCCAACGACGAGATACGAGGACGCCATGCGAGTGACACCCCGGGCGACGATCCGGCGGGCCGCTGGCGGCCGATGACTCGCGGCCCCCGGCGTCGACCAGCCGGCGGTGAGCGATGGGCGCGGGAACCGCAGCGCCGTCGAATCGTTCAGACCTCAGTGTACGCGATTGCCGGGCCGGCCAGACGTGGTCGGTGCCACGGCCTGTCGGAAGAACCATCCCACCCGACCGGGCGTCGTACACTGAGACGGTGCCGCCTGGAGCAGGGCCCGGTTTGCCGCGGGCCCGGAAGGTTGTTAGGCTCGACATCATGCGCATGCGTACGAAGCTCGTCCTGGTCGCCACGGCCATCCTCGTCGTGCTGCCCATTGCCGCGTCGACCCAGCAGGCGCCGGTCTTTCGCTCCGAGGCCAAGATCGTCCCGCTCTACGCGACCGTGACCGATGCGGAGCGGCGGCTGGTGCCCGACCTCACGCGCGACGACTTCCAGATCCTCGACAACGGGAGGCCGCAGGAGATCGTCCTCTTCGAGAGCGAGGCGCAGCCGATCACGGTGGTCGTCATGCTCGACACGAGCCTCAGCATGGCGCTCAACATGGACTTCCTGAAGCAGGGCGCCGAGGAGTTCTTCATCCGCCTGCTGCCAGAGGACCAGGCCCGTCTCGGGTCGTTCAACGACAAGATCCAGTTTGCGACCGACTTCACGTCGGATCGTGATGAACTGATTGCCGGACTCGGCGAGCTCGGATTCGGCAACCCGACGCGTCTCTACGACGCCATCGACGCGGGCCTCGACCAGCTCCAGGGCGTTGAAGGCCGCAAAGTCGTCCTGGTCTTCACCGACGGCGACGACACGGCGAGCAAGATCGGCTCGGGGCGCGTGCTCGACCGGGCCAGACGCGACGAGGTGATGATCTACGCCATCGGCCTCGAGAGCGAGATGGTCGTCGACGGGCGGCGCTTCCGCTCCCGCCCAGACCGCGGCCTGCGGCGGCTGGCCGACGAAACGGGCGGCGGGTACTTCGAGCTGAAACGGACATCGGAGCTCGGCCCGACCTTCACCCGCGTCGCACAGGAGCTCCACAGCCAGTACGTGCTGGGCTTCACGCCCGCGGTGCTCGACGGCAAGGTCCACAAACTCGAGGTGAGGATGACCCGGCCGGGACTGAACGCGCGCGCGCGGCGAAGCTACGTCGCGAGCGCGGACCGATCCTCGTCGGCGGGATTCTGAGCGGGCCCGCGCACCGCACCCGACCGCTGGTGCAGCACACGACCCGAGACACGACGAGCGGTCCCGGCCTCGGCGACCCGTCGGCCAACCGACGCCAGAGCCCGCTCGAGAGAGAGCCTCCCGGCGAACAGCCGGGAGACCGGGTCGGCTAGACGAAGACGATCAGGGCGGCCACCAGGGTCGCGAGCAGGAGCAGCGCCCCGGTCGCGAGTTCGGCCGTGCTGGAGAAATCGAAATTGTAGTTGTACATGACGGGCTCCCTGCCTTCTTGTGGTTACACCATGGTGGACGTGCGGACGAGGCCGGAAGTTCCCGCCGCTCGGAAGGTGCGCATGCTAGACTTTTTGCGCGTTTTCCTCAGGATTTCTGGAGGACATGTGGTTCGATTCGCCGGCCCCGCAGGCTGGCAGGAGACCAGGCGATGACGAAGTGGAGGCAGATGGGGATTGGCCTGCTGACGCTCGCGATGGCCGCCGGGTGCGGCAAGTCGGAGTCGGAGCGGCGTGCGGAAGAGGCGGCCACACAGGTGGAGGAGGCGGCCAAGCAACTCGAAGCTGCCGCCAAGGAGAGCGGTCAGAATGCTGAAGCCATGGCCAAAGGGCTCGAGGAGATGGCCAAGGGGCTCGCCGGGGCGGCGGGCACGCTCGGAGGCGGCGACGGCACGCCGACCGAACCCGTCAGCTTTCGTGACCTCATCGCGCTCTTCCCCGAGGTCGAGGGCTGGCAGATGGAGAAGCCGCGCGGCGAGCGCATGACGTCCCCCGTGGCCTACGCCGAGGCGTCCACGTCGTATCGAAAGGACGGCAGCGCCCTCGAGGTGAAGATCACCGACTCCGCGTTCCACCAACTGCTCATGCTGCCGTACGCCATGGTGACGAGCGGAGGCTTCGAGCGGGAGACGACCGAGGGCTATGAGAAGGCCGTGAAGGTGGCGGGACACCCCGGCATCGAGAAGTGGAACGAGGAACGCAAGCGGGGCGAGCTGACCGTGGTCGTCGCCAAGCGCTTCCTCGTGAACGTCGAGGGTCGCGGTCTCGACTCGCCGCGCCACCTGCAGGCGCTGTTGTCGTCGCTCGATCTCGGCAGGCTCGAGAAGCTCGGGAGCTGACGCGCGGGCCACGGCAGACGGGGACGGGACGCGCAGCGGGCGCGTCCCGTCCCGATGCCCTCGAAGACTCGGGCGAACGTCAAGCCTCCGGCCGGACCGCCCGCGGCGCGCTACCGGCCGAGCGAGACGGGCGCGTCGAAGCGGACGCGCAGGATGGTCCCGGGTGGCACGTCGACCTCACGACCCGGCAGGGCCACCATCGACCCACCGCCGCCGATCAGAATCCCCGCGAGCACGCCCTGGCCCCCGCCGATGATCCCGCCGATGATGGCGCCGATTGCCGAACCGGTCGCGATGCGCCCCACTTCGCCGCGGACACCTTCGCTCTCGATGGCCTGCGTCACCGACGCGCGAATCGGGTAGGCACGCCCGCCAACGATCATCTCGTCGAAGTTCAGCGTGAGGCTGCCCTTGCGGTCGGCACGGCCGGCGCGGTCGACCTGGCTCACCACGCCGCGCAGCACCGACCCGGCGGGGACCAGCACGGCGTCGCCCTGGTAGAGGTCGACGATCGTCGTGGTGTCGAACCGATCCTCGACCTGGTTGTCGCCCGAGTTCAACCGCACCTGCAGTCGCACGTCGAGCTCCTGGCCGACGGGAATCTGGCCGGGTGCAGCCACGCTGCGCGCCTCGCGCGGCGCGTCCTGGACGGCCGCACTCCCTGTCTGCGGCCCCGCCGACGGGACGTCGCCACGGGCTCGCGCGCGCAGATCGTCGAGGCGATCGCGCAGGCTGGTGTACTCACCGCGCTCGGCCGCCTCGTTGCGACGCACCTTGACGCGCAAGTAGACCACCTCGTCGCGCAGATCGTCGAGCTCACGCTCGAGGCGAGCGGCCTCTGATGGATTGCTCGAGCGGAGGCGGGAGATGTCGCGGCTCGCGTCGAGCACGCTGTCCTGCAGCCGTTCGATATCGGCCGCCGTCACGGTGCCTTGTGCGGCAGCCGCCTGCGACACGCCGAGGGCGGCGACGACGGCCATCGCCGCGAGGATCGGACGAACATGACTGAGCATCGATTGCACTCCTTTCACTCTCCAGAATGTATGAACGCCTGCCGGGCAGGGCTGGTCGCTTTCCCAGTGCAGGTGCAAGGATGGAGCCGCCCTGGTCCGGGCCGCCGGTAAGAGCGCCCGGCGCCAGAGCCTGAATCCAAGTGCCCGGCCGAGAACGAGATGCGCACCACTCGCGCGGGAGGCAGCGGCCCGGACTTCGACGCACCCTGGCGGGTTGTCACCTGCTGTGGACAGCACCACAGGGCGTCAGGGTAAGACTTACGCGACCTGCGGCACGAGACTACCGCCAGAACATGAAGCGCTCGATCCACTCGATTCGCGTCAGGTCGTTGTAAATCACGGTCACCATCAGCAGCATCAGGACCAGGAACCCGGCAAACAGCATCTTCTCCTTCAGGCGCACGGAGAAGTCGCGGCGCGTGACGCCTTCGAGGGCGAGAATCATGATGTGCCCGCCGTCGAGCACGGGAATGGGCATGAGGTTGAGGATGCCCAGGTTCAGGCTGATCATCGCCATCAGACTGAAGAGCGCCACCCAGCCTACCTGTGCCGCGCCCCCCGAGAGCTGGGCAATCGCGACCGGCCCCATCAGTTGCCTCGGCGACGTCTCGGTCGTGAAGAGCCCCACCAGCGTGCGGAAGATGAGCGTCGACCACTCGAGATTGCGCTGCAGGCTCATCTGAATCGCCTGGAGGGGCCCCGGCTCGATGATGCGCACCTCGAACTGACTGAGCTGGACGCCAATCAGGCCGACATCGCCCTGCTTCACGGGCGTGACCACGATGTCCTGCTCGCCGGCATCGCGACGGACACGCAGCGTCAGCGGCACGCCGGCGCTCTCGTTGATGGTCTTGACGAGGGGCTGATCGCGGGTCATCGCCTCGCCGTTGACCGCGAGGATGACGTCGCCGGCGAGCAGCCCAGCCCGATCGGCGGCGCCCCCCGGGGTGACGACGCGAATCTGCGGGTGCATCTCGGGCAGCACGCCGATGTCGCCCATCTCGAATTTCGTCTGGGCATCGGGCACGACGGCGAGGCGGCGCTCCGCGCCATCGCGCTCGACGAGGATCTCGATCTCCCGATTGGCCTTGGGCATCACCTCCAGGAAGAGCTGCTCCCAGGTGTCCACGCCCCGGCCCGCGATCGACACGAGCCGATCGCCTGGCTGAATGCCGGCGCGCTCGGCGGGCGACCCCGCGAGCACGGTGCCGACCACCGGGGGCTGGCTCTCGTAGGCGGGCACCTCGGCCCCCTGGTAGAGGACCAGGGCCATGACGACGATGGCCAGCAGGATGTTCATCGCCGGCCCGGCGATGAGCACCTGGAAGCGCTCCCACTTGGTCTTCGACAGGAACTCGTCGGGCTGGCCGGCGTGGTTGTCCTCGGCGTGCTCGCCGGCCATCTTGACGTAGCCGCCGAGCGGGATGGCGCTGACGCAGTACTCGGTGTC
The Acidobacteriota bacterium DNA segment above includes these coding regions:
- the lhgO gene encoding L-2-hydroxyglutarate oxidase; the protein is MASSYLVVGAGLVGLATAWKLQRRFPHRRVTVLDKEPRVGAHQSTHNSGVLHCGLHYRPGSLKARLAVDGIRQMVAFCRQHGIPHEVCGKVVVAVTSEEIPRLEELMRRGAANGLEGLEWLDAAGLRRIEPHAVGLAAARVPQEGIVDYQAVCDTLARLVHEGDGRVVTGARVDALGATGDGWIATTGAGEFAADVLVTCAGLHADRVAAMAGERRDMRIVPFRGEYYELRPEARSLVRHLIYPVPDPAFPFLGVHFTRLVRGGVECGPNAVLAFAREGYSIGRVDARDLIDALGYAGLWRFLRRHPSMAGRELLQSLSRRRFCRALQRLVPDLRPAHLSRGGAGVRAQAMSPGGELMQDFHVVRRARALHVLNAPSPAATASLAIADHVVDQLAQA
- a CDS encoding FAD-binding oxidoreductase, with protein sequence MATNRVHARPPRSGTRAPGEVEITFDPDRLAGVASDAAHFPGGVAQALALPVSEADVVEVLAAADAVLPVGAQTSLTGGATPRGDVVLSTSRLRGVAWIDGTHVRVGAGLTLAELDEHLRSRGRRLPPAPTYAGASVGGMAATNAAGASTFKYGTTRDWVDGLTVVLAQGDVLDLVRGEVVADLDAGFAIETTGGVLAVPVIPLAMPDVPKRSAGYHLARGMDLVDLFVGSEGTLGTIVDVTFRTAPVVPVVSLIITVPDEGLAIDLVGRLREASRETWTRDDPSGLDVAAIEHVDARALALLREEGEDRRLGRSWPPGTAVVLLVQMELHASRTDADIVAELESALEPSGAATPLGRLCRLLDRLGVLDATEVVLPHDRAGLQRVVAFREGVPDAVNRRIGRVQQEVDPRIHKTAGDVIVPFARFPQLMDGARAIFARHHLDVVTFGHISDANVHPNVLPRSVADVERGSAALLELGQLVIDLGGCPMAEHGVGRHPVKQALLERLYGREGVEAMRRVKRALDPTAKLARGVVFPA
- a CDS encoding VWA domain-containing protein, whose product is MRMRTKLVLVATAILVVLPIAASTQQAPVFRSEAKIVPLYATVTDAERRLVPDLTRDDFQILDNGRPQEIVLFESEAQPITVVVMLDTSLSMALNMDFLKQGAEEFFIRLLPEDQARLGSFNDKIQFATDFTSDRDELIAGLGELGFGNPTRLYDAIDAGLDQLQGVEGRKVVLVFTDGDDTASKIGSGRVLDRARRDEVMIYAIGLESEMVVDGRRFRSRPDRGLRRLADETGGGYFELKRTSELGPTFTRVAQELHSQYVLGFTPAVLDGKVHKLEVRMTRPGLNARARRSYVASADRSSSAGF
- the rseP gene encoding RIP metalloprotease RseP, with product MLTNVVAFIFVLGVLIFVHELGHFVMARRIGVRVLTFSLGFGPKLLRVRRGDTEYCVSAIPLGGYVKMAGEHAEDNHAGQPDEFLSKTKWERFQVLIAGPAMNILLAIVVMALVLYQGAEVPAYESQPPVVGTVLAGSPAERAGIQPGDRLVSIAGRGVDTWEQLFLEVMPKANREIEILVERDGAERRLAVVPDAQTKFEMGDIGVLPEMHPQIRVVTPGGAADRAGLLAGDVILAVNGEAMTRDQPLVKTINESAGVPLTLRVRRDAGEQDIVVTPVKQGDVGLIGVQLSQFEVRIIEPGPLQAIQMSLQRNLEWSTLIFRTLVGLFTTETSPRQLMGPVAIAQLSGGAAQVGWVALFSLMAMISLNLGILNLMPIPVLDGGHIMILALEGVTRRDFSVRLKEKMLFAGFLVLMLLMVTVIYNDLTRIEWIERFMFWR